The Sulfurospirillum halorespirans DSM 13726 genome has a window encoding:
- a CDS encoding thioredoxin family protein, with amino-acid sequence MKKIFALMFLLLGSLLLASDGPKLYHDYKSGFEAAQKENKMMMIMIHLKGCPECAYMENVVFKDEKVRAYMDANFVNVALEFRETEVPAKYPRIGVPTFYITDKEGNIVERQIGGTRSDRFLQFLEKAKSKG; translated from the coding sequence ATGAAAAAAATCTTTGCCTTGATGTTTCTTCTTCTTGGCTCACTGCTTTTAGCCAGTGATGGTCCAAAGCTCTATCATGATTATAAATCGGGTTTTGAAGCGGCACAAAAAGAGAACAAAATGATGATGATTATGATCCATCTCAAAGGCTGTCCCGAGTGTGCTTACATGGAAAATGTGGTCTTTAAAGATGAAAAAGTACGCGCGTATATGGATGCCAATTTTGTCAATGTCGCCCTTGAGTTTAGAGAGACGGAAGTGCCTGCAAAATACCCACGTATCGGCGTTCCAACGTTTTATATCACCGACAAAGAGGGAAATATTGTAGAGAGGCAAATCGGTGGAACAAGAAGCGATCGATTTTTGCAGTTTTTAGAAAAAGCAAAAAGTAAAGGATAA
- a CDS encoding virulence RhuM family protein, with the protein MSENNIIIYNTADGKASVSLLTKDGTAWLSQSQLAELFATSKQNISLHIQNIFEEEELAQNSVVKEYLTTASDGKNYSVSHYALAMILAIGFRVRSKRGTQFRQWANKNLSEYMVKGFVMDDERLKNPDGKPDYFDELQNRLREIRLSERFFYQKIKDIYMTSIDYDPKDEKTLEFFKIVQNKLLWAVSSQTAAELIHNRVDVNKPLLGMNSFDKEDKNVTKKDVSIAKNYLNEEEIKLLGLLVEQYLAFAETMAMQQIPMYMKDWIGRLDMVISLNGRELLSHAGKISHEIAKAKSEIEYNKYKEMEHVEQKLQSLKELEEDIKRLR; encoded by the coding sequence ATGAGCGAAAATAACATCATCATCTACAACACCGCAGACGGTAAAGCTTCTGTTTCGCTTCTTACCAAAGACGGCACGGCGTGGCTGAGCCAGAGCCAGTTGGCGGAACTTTTTGCGACCTCAAAACAAAATATAAGTTTGCATATTCAAAATATCTTTGAAGAGGAAGAGTTAGCGCAAAATTCAGTTGTCAAGGAATACTTGACAACTGCCAGCGATGGGAAAAATTACTCTGTTTCCCACTACGCTTTGGCGATGATTTTAGCCATCGGTTTTAGAGTCCGAAGCAAACGAGGGACACAGTTCCGCCAGTGGGCAAACAAAAACCTGAGCGAGTACATGGTTAAGGGTTTTGTGATGGATGATGAGAGGCTTAAGAATCCTGATGGTAAGCCTGATTATTTTGATGAATTACAAAACCGCCTAAGAGAGATACGACTTAGTGAGAGATTTTTTTATCAAAAAATCAAAGATATTTATATGACAAGCATTGACTATGACCCAAAAGATGAAAAGACATTAGAGTTTTTTAAAATAGTGCAAAATAAGCTTTTATGGGCGGTATCTTCTCAAACCGCCGCAGAACTCATACACAATAGAGTAGATGTCAATAAACCTCTTTTAGGAATGAACTCTTTTGATAAAGAAGACAAAAATGTAACCAAAAAAGATGTCAGCATAGCCAAAAATTATTTGAATGAAGAAGAGATAAAACTCTTGGGTCTTTTAGTCGAGCAATATTTGGCATTTGCTGAAACGATGGCAATGCAACAAATACCAATGTACATGAAAGACTGGATTGGAAGGCTTGATATGGTCATCTCTCTAAATGGCAGAGAACTTCTAAGTCATGCAGGAAAAATCAGCCACGAAATCGCCAAAGCAAAAAGTGAAATCGAGTATAACAAATACAAAGAGATGGAACACGTTGAGCAAAAACTTCAAAGTTTAAAAGAACTCGAAGAAGATATAAAAAGGTTGCGATAG
- a CDS encoding pentapeptide repeat-containing protein, which yields MRNIVILIFCVLSSLFANEAVDKLMKDKACVGCDLSGADLSGIKAQGFVLDNANLSLATLNKGDFSGASFAKANVSDAEAIGINLEGAIIYTSNWSGTNLKNARFVGADAKGMSLENANLENADMSSGRLWAVNFQGANLKNVTMKEAQLGQANMTGVDLRHTNLEGAIFWETKLHGAKLLKKDCEAAKKDGAIMDGSTQCL from the coding sequence ATGCGAAACATAGTCATTTTAATCTTTTGTGTGCTCTCATCGCTGTTTGCGAACGAAGCGGTTGATAAACTGATGAAAGACAAAGCGTGTGTAGGATGCGACTTAAGTGGCGCAGATCTGAGTGGCATTAAAGCGCAAGGATTTGTGCTAGATAATGCCAATCTTTCGCTTGCAACCCTCAATAAAGGTGATTTTAGCGGAGCCAGTTTTGCCAAAGCCAATGTCTCCGATGCCGAAGCCATTGGCATCAATCTTGAAGGGGCGATTATTTATACCTCAAATTGGAGCGGTACAAACCTCAAAAATGCACGTTTTGTGGGGGCGGATGCCAAAGGGATGTCTTTGGAAAATGCCAATTTAGAAAATGCGGATATGAGTAGTGGACGACTGTGGGCGGTGAATTTTCAAGGGGCAAATCTTAAAAATGTCACGATGAAAGAAGCCCAACTGGGTCAAGCCAACATGACAGGTGTGGATTTGCGCCACACCAATTTAGAGGGCGCCATCTTTTGGGAGACCAAACTTCACGGTGCAAAACTCTTGAAGAAAGATTGTGAAGCTGCCAAAAAAGATGGTGCCATCATGGATGGGAGCACACAATGCCTGTAG
- a CDS encoding alpha/beta hydrolase encodes MPVVIFLLLACMSLFAKEITITSEDGFVMHGWLDYPAQKQANYPIVFFAHQFGADHTIWKEMAGEFNQKGYATLMVDLRGHGKSIMKNGTTVKISADTRMDHIASAIEESKKNVGFEKITGDLSQWLSKLSSEKEIDMHKLILVGSSLGAGAIIPLMVEAEPIALIALSPGGGDEEAIKTSLMYSEAPSLFIAGKDDPLGAQERAIAYTKEALRGSLLLISSDGHGVVLLPRVKPYIDGFLKSSH; translated from the coding sequence ATGCCTGTAGTCATCTTTTTACTCCTTGCCTGTATGTCACTGTTTGCAAAAGAGATCACTATCACCAGTGAAGATGGTTTTGTGATGCACGGCTGGTTGGATTATCCCGCGCAAAAACAAGCGAACTATCCCATCGTTTTCTTTGCGCATCAATTTGGCGCAGACCATACCATCTGGAAAGAGATGGCTGGAGAGTTTAACCAAAAAGGGTATGCAACTTTGATGGTGGATCTTCGAGGTCATGGTAAGTCGATTATGAAAAATGGCACCACAGTCAAAATTAGCGCGGATACCCGAATGGATCACATCGCCAGTGCGATTGAAGAGAGCAAAAAGAATGTGGGATTTGAAAAAATAACGGGTGATTTGTCGCAGTGGCTAAGCAAGCTCTCTAGCGAAAAAGAGATCGATATGCACAAGCTGATCCTTGTTGGTTCCTCTCTTGGGGCTGGGGCGATCATCCCTTTGATGGTAGAGGCTGAGCCTATCGCGCTGATCGCGTTATCTCCAGGTGGTGGAGATGAGGAAGCTATCAAAACATCGCTGATGTACTCAGAAGCGCCTTCCTTGTTTATCGCAGGTAAAGATGACCCTTTGGGTGCGCAAGAGCGAGCGATTGCGTATACTAAAGAGGCATTGCGCGGTTCGTTGCTGTTGATTTCAAGCGATGGGCATGGTGTCGTGTTGTTGCCAAGAGTGAAACCGTATATCGATGGCTTTTTAAAGAGTAGTCACTAA
- a CDS encoding c-type cytochrome, which produces MFTSMKHNIAIAGVITLLYASSAMSESLSYTPANPDKYPYPSETIDMHGNKINNDGAIKKPQNFSVNHVYASPFSAKGFHLGEKATKEQVEAWDTDVRPDGKGLPKGSMSVAKGSEVFIAKCGACHGDFGEGVDKFPVLTGGLNTLKLHPQNGGEPGPLKTFGSYLPYIAPMFWYIQTAMPLSSPKSLTNSEVYGILGYLLQVNDIKVNGEAIEDDTVIDAAFIKAVHMPNEKGFEYNNLRKSDTQNKRCMKDCLDLNKVTIQRIVTDGTEVEPEFGEERYFYGEVGSKAESDVPGKATYVTYCAGCHESGLAGSPKLGDKTAWAKAMSKGLDTVLKNAIMGVGAMPPKGGATDLSDDAVNEAAAYMINQSK; this is translated from the coding sequence ATGTTCACATCTATGAAGCATAATATCGCGATAGCGGGTGTGATAACACTGTTGTACGCGTCCTCTGCGATGAGTGAATCACTGAGCTATACACCCGCCAATCCCGATAAATACCCCTATCCGAGCGAGACAATAGACATGCACGGCAATAAAATCAACAATGATGGTGCTATCAAAAAGCCTCAAAATTTTAGTGTTAACCATGTGTATGCTTCACCTTTTAGTGCCAAAGGGTTTCATCTTGGCGAAAAAGCGACCAAAGAGCAAGTTGAGGCATGGGATACCGATGTCAGACCGGATGGAAAAGGGTTGCCAAAAGGAAGCATGAGTGTTGCGAAGGGCTCTGAAGTGTTTATCGCAAAATGTGGCGCATGCCATGGCGATTTTGGTGAGGGCGTGGATAAATTTCCTGTGCTTACAGGAGGTCTAAACACACTCAAACTACATCCTCAAAATGGCGGAGAACCTGGCCCCTTAAAGACATTTGGCAGTTATCTTCCTTACATCGCACCGATGTTTTGGTACATTCAAACGGCGATGCCACTCTCTTCGCCTAAATCCCTTACGAACAGTGAAGTGTATGGCATTTTGGGCTACTTGCTCCAAGTCAATGACATCAAAGTCAATGGAGAAGCCATCGAAGATGATACGGTCATTGATGCGGCTTTTATCAAAGCGGTGCACATGCCAAACGAAAAAGGGTTTGAATACAACAATCTAAGAAAATCCGATACACAGAATAAACGGTGTATGAAAGATTGTCTTGATCTTAACAAAGTGACGATTCAACGGATTGTAACCGATGGCACAGAGGTCGAGCCAGAATTTGGAGAAGAGCGCTACTTTTATGGAGAGGTTGGAAGCAAAGCAGAAAGCGATGTTCCAGGGAAAGCAACCTATGTGACCTACTGTGCAGGGTGTCATGAATCAGGTCTTGCAGGTTCTCCAAAGTTGGGAGATAAAACCGCATGGGCAAAGGCGATGAGTAAAGGCTTGGATACGGTCTTAAAGAACGCTATCATGGGAGTGGGTGCAATGCCTCCAAAGGGTGGAGCGACTGATCTAAGTGATGATGCCGTGAATGAAGCTGCAGCATATATGATCAACCAAAGTAAATAA
- the soxC gene encoding sulfite dehydrogenase, with translation MRDTYEIDSFKEESSRRNFLKKSFLYSAAALATVGSATQLHAEYPINPNNLPPNNPDWGLKWGRDNNSDPYGMPSRFEKHVVRREVPWLTADRKASVSFTPWQDLKGIIVPNGLHFTRCHGGVIDINPKEYRLLIHGLVDREVVLTLEDIKRYPSISVIHSFECAANNGMEFRGPGMDSLQVTHGMLACSEWTGVPLKTILEDIGLKPEAKWMFPEGSDPAGVGRSIPIEKVLDDAMLVYAQNGEALRPEQGYPIRLFLPGWEGVMQVKWLKRLEFDTKSWMVREESTKYTMLLKDGHALMYNWVFEANSVITSPCPERNWVGQKKGPIMVEGIAWSGKGTIKYVDISTDGGKTWKEAKFTSIQLPKAVTRFALKIEWDGKPMMLQSRATDDTGFTQPVATQINAARGKEAVYHRNAIQTWEVKSNGEVHNVHIYEA, from the coding sequence TTGCGAGATACCTATGAAATAGACTCTTTTAAAGAAGAGAGCAGTAGACGAAATTTTTTAAAAAAAAGTTTTCTCTACTCGGCTGCAGCGTTGGCAACGGTTGGTAGCGCTACACAGCTTCATGCTGAGTATCCCATCAATCCAAACAACTTACCTCCGAACAATCCTGACTGGGGATTGAAATGGGGACGGGATAATAACAGCGATCCTTATGGAATGCCTTCTCGATTTGAGAAACATGTGGTTAGGCGTGAAGTTCCTTGGCTGACGGCTGATAGAAAAGCATCGGTTAGCTTTACTCCGTGGCAGGATTTAAAAGGGATCATCGTTCCCAATGGGCTTCATTTTACGAGGTGTCATGGGGGTGTGATTGATATTAACCCTAAAGAGTATCGTTTATTGATTCACGGGTTGGTGGATAGAGAAGTTGTTTTAACACTCGAAGATATTAAACGATACCCAAGCATCAGTGTCATTCACTCCTTTGAATGCGCCGCCAACAACGGTATGGAGTTTCGTGGGCCTGGCATGGACTCCTTGCAAGTCACACATGGAATGTTGGCGTGTAGCGAATGGACGGGTGTTCCTTTAAAAACCATATTGGAAGATATTGGACTCAAACCCGAAGCCAAATGGATGTTTCCTGAAGGCTCAGACCCTGCGGGTGTGGGGCGCTCCATCCCGATAGAAAAAGTACTCGATGATGCGATGCTGGTCTATGCCCAAAATGGCGAGGCGCTTCGACCTGAACAGGGCTATCCCATCAGGCTTTTCTTGCCGGGTTGGGAAGGTGTTATGCAGGTGAAGTGGTTGAAGCGATTGGAGTTTGACACGAAATCGTGGATGGTCAGAGAAGAGAGCACCAAATACACGATGCTGCTAAAAGATGGTCACGCCTTGATGTACAACTGGGTATTTGAAGCAAATTCCGTCATTACCTCGCCGTGTCCTGAGCGCAATTGGGTTGGTCAGAAAAAAGGACCTATCATGGTAGAAGGGATCGCATGGTCTGGCAAAGGAACGATAAAGTATGTTGATATCTCCACTGATGGGGGAAAAACATGGAAGGAGGCTAAGTTCACAAGTATTCAACTGCCCAAAGCCGTCACGAGGTTCGCGCTTAAAATAGAATGGGATGGAAAGCCTATGATGCTCCAAAGCAGAGCAACGGACGATACAGGATTTACCCAACCCGTAGCCACCCAAATCAATGCGGCACGAGGTAAAGAGGCGGTGTATCATCGAAATGCCATCCAAACTTGGGAAGTTAAAAGCAACGGGGAGGTTCACAATGTTCACATCTATGAAGCATAA
- the soxY gene encoding thiosulfate oxidation carrier protein SoxY, protein MQRRNFIKIGGFIALGVLSPSLYAGFLEDHAKAFTFKSAPEAMGDLYGQAKSAADSKVELKVPDIAENGGAVPVTISTTLPDVVEMSLFVEKNPYPLIAVWQINENTIPDFSTRIRMGETSNVVLVVKTKDGTLHTATKEVKVTVGGCGG, encoded by the coding sequence ATGCAACGAAGAAATTTTATAAAAATAGGTGGTTTTATTGCCCTTGGAGTACTTTCTCCTTCACTGTACGCGGGGTTTTTAGAAGATCATGCGAAAGCATTTACGTTTAAAAGTGCCCCTGAAGCCATGGGCGATTTATATGGACAAGCCAAATCAGCAGCAGACAGCAAGGTTGAACTCAAAGTTCCTGATATAGCAGAAAATGGTGGAGCTGTTCCTGTGACGATTTCAACGACACTACCCGATGTTGTAGAGATGTCCCTTTTTGTTGAGAAAAACCCTTACCCACTCATTGCGGTTTGGCAAATCAATGAAAATACCATCCCTGATTTTTCAACACGTATACGAATGGGTGAGACGAGTAATGTTGTTTTAGTGGTCAAAACAAAAGATGGCACACTTCATACGGCAACCAAAGAGGTTAAAGTGACTGTTGGTGGATGTGGTGGTTGA
- a CDS encoding transglutaminase-like domain-containing protein has protein sequence MKTSTLFIIFVLIIFLVRFERKKEPLPPLIVNPVEVDTPKPVQNIARHYDLEVPKAGEAEDLVRKQHTKIKQVSQLGENARYGYFVTNYNQQIFAYAKSATSNEMYFVNGYLNGFVPYKVDNMWVILQYLQTRLKYQLDEVGYNDRKEVWQTAKESYVKLRGDCEDHALLLADWLIGLGYDARVVVGTAKSSGKTPVGHAWVVLFNEGNEYLLEATKKSKWNAIPLASTQPNYFPKYMFNRTEFWVNEGTILTTNYADEKWKKSGKFIPHNPYYKDLENMASSSQ, from the coding sequence GTGAAAACTTCAACGTTATTCATTATCTTTGTGCTCATCATTTTTCTTGTGAGGTTTGAGCGCAAAAAAGAGCCGTTACCGCCGCTTATTGTTAACCCTGTGGAGGTTGATACACCCAAACCCGTGCAAAATATAGCACGCCATTATGACCTCGAAGTTCCAAAGGCGGGTGAGGCGGAAGATCTTGTGCGAAAACAACATACCAAGATCAAGCAGGTGTCGCAGTTAGGTGAAAATGCCCGATACGGCTACTTTGTCACGAACTACAACCAACAAATCTTCGCGTATGCCAAATCTGCCACCTCAAATGAAATGTACTTTGTCAATGGCTACCTCAATGGTTTTGTTCCCTATAAAGTGGACAATATGTGGGTCATTTTGCAGTATCTGCAAACGAGATTGAAGTACCAACTAGACGAAGTGGGGTATAACGATAGAAAAGAGGTATGGCAGACGGCAAAAGAGTCTTATGTCAAGCTTCGTGGCGACTGTGAAGACCATGCTTTGCTTTTAGCCGACTGGCTTATCGGGCTTGGTTACGATGCTAGGGTTGTCGTTGGTACTGCAAAGTCCAGTGGCAAAACGCCTGTGGGGCATGCGTGGGTTGTTCTGTTTAACGAGGGAAATGAGTATCTTCTCGAAGCAACGAAAAAGTCCAAATGGAACGCTATCCCACTGGCAAGTACACAACCTAACTATTTTCCAAAGTACATGTTCAATCGAACAGAGTTTTGGGTCAATGAAGGTACCATTTTGACAACGAACTACGCAGATGAAAAGTGGAAAAAAAGTGGAAAGTTCATTCCGCATAACCCTTATTATAAAGACTTAGAAAACATGGCATCTTCTAGCCAATAA
- the soxZ gene encoding thiosulfate oxidation carrier complex protein SoxZ, producing MGIKVIAKVKDDVAEVKLLIKHPMQMVNAKTNKTAKYIQELLVKHGGKTVYTMYPSVGISENPFIKFMFKGAKVGDKIDVSWKDNTGETEQGEFDLK from the coding sequence ATGGGAATCAAAGTAATAGCAAAAGTCAAAGATGACGTAGCAGAAGTCAAACTTCTCATAAAACATCCGATGCAAATGGTCAATGCAAAAACCAATAAAACAGCTAAATATATCCAAGAGTTATTGGTTAAGCATGGCGGGAAAACCGTTTATACCATGTATCCAAGCGTGGGTATTTCAGAAAACCCTTTTATAAAGTTTATGTTTAAAGGTGCCAAAGTAGGCGATAAAATTGATGTCTCATGGAAAGACAACACGGGCGAAACAGAACAAGGTGAGTTTGATCTCAAATAA
- a CDS encoding DUF350 domain-containing protein, with protein sequence METEFLNATYVTLGLNLLFTLVTLIVSVTLLIGIDRLLLKEINLQQEIKNGNVAASIFASSIMLFIAIIVGMGIH encoded by the coding sequence ATGGAAACAGAATTTTTAAATGCAACGTACGTGACATTGGGGTTAAATCTGCTTTTTACACTGGTGACGTTGATTGTCAGTGTGACGTTGTTGATAGGCATTGATCGATTGCTTTTAAAAGAGATAAACCTTCAGCAAGAGATCAAAAATGGCAATGTCGCCGCTTCGATTTTTGCCTCTTCCATCATGCTTTTTATCGCTATCATAGTTGGTATGGGCATCCATTGA
- a CDS encoding cytochrome c biogenesis CcdA family protein — MSDALLAAFTSAPYLVSFLAGIITFLSPCVLPLIPAYLSYISGLSLAELKDDEKMSSSTKTKVLTASLLFIAGFSLIFILLGAAASTFIGEWMRNQYVAVVAGVIIIIFGLHVMHAIDIKFLNYEQRADFGGMKKSESGMFRYVLNFFAPFLLGMSFALGWTPCVGPLLGGILGMASFGDDTMQGTILMTLYAAGLGVPFFLSALLTSRAIGVMNRMKQHFKLIEIVAGSLLVLIGVAIATGGISLLTEFFLNLGFKGV; from the coding sequence ATGAGTGACGCTCTTTTAGCTGCATTTACCAGTGCGCCGTACCTTGTAAGCTTTTTAGCAGGGATTATTACGTTTCTAAGTCCGTGTGTTTTACCCTTGATTCCTGCCTATTTATCGTACATCTCTGGGCTTTCTCTTGCGGAGCTAAAAGACGACGAAAAAATGAGTTCAAGCACAAAAACCAAAGTTCTCACCGCCTCTTTACTCTTTATCGCAGGATTTAGCCTTATTTTTATTCTTTTAGGCGCAGCGGCTTCAACATTCATCGGCGAATGGATGCGCAATCAATACGTCGCGGTAGTTGCTGGTGTCATTATCATCATTTTTGGTTTACATGTAATGCACGCGATCGATATTAAATTCCTCAATTACGAACAGCGAGCAGATTTTGGAGGGATGAAAAAGAGTGAGAGCGGCATGTTTAGGTATGTCTTAAATTTCTTTGCCCCTTTTTTACTCGGCATGTCATTTGCGCTAGGGTGGACACCGTGTGTGGGACCGCTTTTAGGCGGTATTTTAGGCATGGCTTCATTTGGGGATGACACGATGCAAGGAACGATTTTAATGACACTTTACGCCGCAGGACTAGGCGTTCCTTTTTTCCTAAGCGCACTCTTGACGAGTCGCGCCATTGGTGTGATGAACCGAATGAAACAGCATTTTAAGCTTATCGAAATTGTGGCAGGTTCGCTTTTGGTGCTCATTGGCGTAGCGATTGCGACGGGTGGCATCAGTTTGCTAACAGAATTTTTCCTAAATCTCGGTTTTAAAGGAGTTTGA
- a CDS encoding virulence RhuM family protein, with protein sequence MDKLIRNGAAEFLIFTSQSRENSIEVKVFEESVSSILEHTANDGKTYNTKYYNLDAFLEFDDRAILHDAGKITKKIADEKALSEFEKYRVVQDRLFRSDFDKLLLEVKNK encoded by the coding sequence ATGGATAAACTCATAAGAAACGGGGCAGCTGAATTTTTGATATTTACCTCACAAAGTCGAGAAAACAGCATCGAAGTCAAAGTTTTTGAAGAGTCTGTTAGTTCCATTTTGGAACATACTGCCAATGATGGTAAAACCTATAACACAAAATACTATAACTTAGATGCCTTTTTGGAGTTTGATGATAGAGCAATTTTGCACGATGCGGGAAAAATCACTAAAAAGATAGCAGATGAAAAAGCTTTGAGCGAATTTGAAAAATACCGTGTGGTTCAAGATAGACTTTTTAGGAGTGATTTTGACAAACTGTTGTTAGAAGTGAAAAATAAATAA
- the soxX gene encoding sulfur oxidation c-type cytochrome SoxX has translation MMPIKLVIALSCTALLVTGMVAADKEMSKDAKIKLGEAVYKDISRGNCLACHTLTGSGIEQEGNMGPNLANFVGLPDEYFFNKIWDPNVDTPNSTMPPLGRNLRVTKDEIDAVIAYIRYTVK, from the coding sequence ATGATGCCTATCAAATTAGTAATTGCTCTTTCGTGTACGGCGCTACTTGTAACGGGTATGGTAGCCGCAGATAAAGAGATGAGCAAGGATGCGAAGATTAAGCTTGGAGAAGCCGTTTACAAAGATATATCAAGGGGGAACTGTTTAGCGTGTCATACGCTTACGGGTTCGGGGATTGAGCAAGAAGGCAATATGGGACCCAATCTTGCCAATTTTGTAGGACTTCCTGATGAATACTTTTTCAACAAAATTTGGGACCCCAATGTCGATACCCCCAACTCAACGATGCCTCCATTGGGAAGAAATCTTAGGGTAACCAAAGACGAAATAGACGCAGTTATTGCGTACATTAGATATACCGTTAAATAA
- the dgt gene encoding dGTPase, with protein sequence MIDYSKKLTTAREVNPIDNLDYSIESDRGRILSAPAFRRLQKRTQVFALELNASIRTRLTHSLEVSQTARFIAKSILSKLQKEGLKTYGLEGLENAFVSTVEMTSLLHDIGNPPFGHFAEQTINKWIAENALPLFETFPATSEETKALKIMLAKDLCNYDGNAQAIRVITKLQRLNLSYTQIASVVKYTRGAYEDKPKKGEPFDYLMKKPGFYFSEKSAVEKIQSALHVKHGHRFPLTYIMEAADDISYLTADLEDSVEKGILSLDKVYELIKAECEKEGETYLLEVIQDRYDQAKKNEEPYQFNLFFTLVRAKLVTSLVFHVVDIYTQNHEAIYEGSFNSALLEYDTKSKYYKAIKILQTISTKHIYQNKDVQTLELQGYAIINGLLSVFKPLMNLTCKEFEALLSDEKIECFIAMRLIKRISSKQIVAYQNDVKALEGKDEESAMLLEFYYRTRLIIDYISGMTDDFALHEYRTLMAL encoded by the coding sequence ATGATTGATTACAGCAAAAAACTCACCACCGCCAGAGAAGTCAATCCCATCGACAATCTGGACTATTCCATTGAGAGTGACCGTGGGCGCATTCTCTCCGCTCCTGCGTTTCGGAGGCTTCAAAAGCGTACGCAGGTGTTTGCGTTGGAACTCAATGCTTCGATTCGTACGCGTTTGACGCACTCTTTGGAGGTATCGCAGACTGCGCGGTTTATTGCTAAGAGTATTTTGAGCAAGCTTCAAAAAGAGGGGCTGAAAACCTATGGGCTTGAAGGGCTTGAAAATGCGTTTGTCTCTACGGTGGAGATGACCAGTCTGCTTCACGACATCGGCAATCCTCCGTTTGGGCATTTTGCGGAACAGACGATCAACAAATGGATTGCTGAAAATGCGCTGCCTCTGTTTGAGACATTTCCTGCAACTTCGGAAGAGACAAAAGCGCTTAAAATAATGCTTGCCAAAGATCTGTGCAATTACGATGGCAACGCTCAAGCCATTCGTGTCATCACCAAATTACAACGCCTCAATCTCTCCTACACTCAAATCGCTTCGGTGGTAAAATACACGCGTGGTGCGTATGAAGATAAGCCTAAAAAAGGCGAGCCGTTTGATTATTTGATGAAAAAGCCAGGGTTTTATTTCAGTGAAAAAAGCGCTGTTGAAAAGATACAAAGTGCTTTACATGTAAAACACGGACACCGTTTTCCTCTCACTTACATCATGGAAGCGGCGGATGACATCTCCTACCTTACGGCGGATTTGGAAGACTCGGTGGAGAAGGGTATTTTGAGCCTTGACAAGGTTTATGAATTGATCAAAGCGGAGTGCGAAAAAGAGGGTGAGACGTACCTTTTGGAAGTGATTCAAGATCGGTACGATCAAGCCAAAAAGAATGAAGAACCGTACCAATTCAATCTTTTTTTTACGCTCGTACGTGCCAAACTTGTGACCTCGTTGGTGTTTCATGTGGTCGATATTTACACCCAAAACCACGAAGCGATATATGAAGGCAGTTTTAATTCTGCGCTACTGGAATACGACACGAAAAGCAAATACTACAAAGCGATCAAAATCTTACAAACGATCTCCACAAAGCATATCTACCAAAACAAAGATGTGCAAACTTTGGAGCTTCAAGGCTACGCGATCATCAATGGGCTTTTGAGTGTTTTCAAACCGCTGATGAATCTTACATGTAAAGAGTTTGAGGCGTTGTTGAGTGATGAAAAAATAGAGTGTTTCATCGCGATGAGGTTGATTAAGCGCATCTCGTCCAAGCAAATTGTGGCGTATCAAAACGATGTGAAAGCGTTGGAGGGAAAAGACGAAGAGAGCGCTATGCTTTTAGAATTTTATTATCGAACGCGCCTTATCATCGACTATATCAGCGGTATGACGGATGATTTTGCATTGCACGAGTATCGCACATTGATGGCGCTTTAG